ATCAGCCCTGCCTTGAAGAACCCAAAAAACGTGTGGCGTACAGCTCGCGCGCACACGTCGTCGAGCGTGAAGCGCGCACGCTGCCAGTCGCAGCTACAGCCGAGACGTTTTAGCTGACCGAGGATGCGCCGCTCGTAATCGTTCTTCCAATCCCAGATCCGCGCCACGAGATTGTCTCGCCCCAAGTCGTGGCGAGATTTCTTTTCTTCTTGCAGCAATCGTCGCTCGACCACGGCCTGAGTAGCGATGCCGGCATGATCCGTGCCCGGCATCCACAGGGTGTTGAATCCCTGCATGCGCTTGGAACGAATGAGAATGTCCTGAATCGTGTTGTTCAGGGCATGACCAAGGTGCAGCGCCCCGGTGACATTCGGGGGCGGGATCACGATGGTATAGGGTTTACGCCGCGGGTCGGGCTCGCTGTGGAAGTACTTCTGCTCCTCCCAAAAACGATACCAGCGCTGCTCGGGTCCGGCGTGATTATATTGCTTGGGTAATTCCTGCTGACTGGTGGTCGACATGGTATGTGCGTCCTTGTGAGGTCAGGCATGTCTCGCCCGACACTCGAGCATGGAGGTCAAAGAATGGAAATCCGTTTCTCGACGATTGCTTGACGGACAGCTTCGCGGGCCCTATTTGCCGGCCGGGGCAAGTTTGGCGGCGGCCGCGGTTTTTTTCTCGTCCCGCGACTCGTCCTTATACAACTTGTATTCAATGCTATCGACCAAAGCCGTCCAGCTAGCTTCGATGATATTTTCGCTGACGCCCACGGTGCCCCAAACGTCGTGTTCGTCCCGGCTTTCGATCACTACACGCACGCCGGCGGCCGTGGCGGCCTCGGAATTAATTACCCGTACTTTGTAATCCACCAGGTGCATGTCCGCGAGTCCGGGATAGGCAGCTGCGAGTGCTTTGCGTAGGGCCGCGTCCAGCGCGTTGACCGGACCGTCTCCTTCGGCCACCTCATGGCGCACCGTGTCGCCGATACGGATCTTCACCGTAGCTTCGGTCGTGACCGCCTCGGCCCCTGCGGCTTCAACCGTGACGTGGAAGTTCAAGCGTTCGAAGTGCGGACGGTAGCTGCCAGCGCATTTCCTTACCAGCAGGTCGAACGAAGCTTCGGCCGCCTCGAATTGGTAACCGGCATTCTCCATCTTTACGACCTGCGCCAGGATCCGGTCCATGAGGGCCCGGTCGTTTTGCAGGTTATGCTTGGTCGTCAGCGCCATGATGTTCGATCGGCCGGAAAGTTCGCTGACTAGCACACGGCGCTCGTTGCCGACGCTTTCGGGCGCGATGTGCTCGTAGCTGCTCGATGCCCGATTCACAGCATGCACGTGCATGCCTCCCTTGTGGGCGAACGCACTAGCGCCGACAAAGGCTTGGCTCGAACGAAAATTCATGTTCGCCAGTTCGTAACAATAGCGCGAGAGATCGGTTAGACGCTGTGGACTGCCCGGCAATAGGACTTCGTAGCCTGATTTCTTTAGTGCCAGGTTGGCCACGACCGAGATCAGATCGACGTTGCCGCAGCGCTCGCCGACACCGTTAATGGTCCCTTGTACGTGATCGGCGCCGGCATCGACCGCGGCCAGCGTATTGGCCACGGCCAGCTCACAGTCGTTATGGCAATGGATGCCCACAGGAATCTTTAGCGATTGCCGTGCCTGACGGGTCAACTCGGCCACCTCTTCGGGCAGGCTGCCGCCATTGGTATCGCACAACACGACAATCCGCGCGCCGGCGGCTGCGGCGGCCTGGATCGTGCGGCGGGCGTACTCGGCATTGCGCTTCCAACCGTCGAAGAAGTGCTCGGCATCGTAGATCACCTCGCGCCCTTCGCTGCGCAAGTAGGCGATGCTGTCGGCGATCATCTCGATGTTCTCATCCAACGTGGCCGACAACACGTCGGTAACGTGAAAGT
Above is a window of Pirellulales bacterium DNA encoding:
- the cimA gene encoding citramalate synthase — translated: MRRIEIYDTTLRDGSQGEGVNFSLQDKLLLTERLDSLGFDFIEGGYPLSNDKDAQYFQRAQGLDLAHAKVCAFGMTRRKGITADQDPGMRALVDSGASIITLVGKTSDFHVTDVLSATLDENIEMIADSIAYLRSEGREVIYDAEHFFDGWKRNAEYARRTIQAAAAAGARIVVLCDTNGGSLPEEVAELTRQARQSLKIPVGIHCHNDCELAVANTLAAVDAGADHVQGTINGVGERCGNVDLISVVANLALKKSGYEVLLPGSPQRLTDLSRYCYELANMNFRSSQAFVGASAFAHKGGMHVHAVNRASSSYEHIAPESVGNERRVLVSELSGRSNIMALTTKHNLQNDRALMDRILAQVVKMENAGYQFEAAEASFDLLVRKCAGSYRPHFERLNFHVTVEAAGAEAVTTEATVKIRIGDTVRHEVAEGDGPVNALDAALRKALAAAYPGLADMHLVDYKVRVINSEAATAAGVRVVIESRDEHDVWGTVGVSENIIEASWTALVDSIEYKLYKDESRDEKKTAAAAKLAPAGK